The Stratiformator vulcanicus genome has a segment encoding these proteins:
- a CDS encoding sulfatase: MRFALLLVASCLPFAVSEIAASAQPNVLFLISDDLTAEALACYGNEQVRTPNIDSLAKRGVKFTRTYCQFPICGPSRAALMSGMYAQSIGVTGNGASTRFTKNLGDRPSMAEHFKNNGYHTARVSKIYHMRVPGDITKGVAGPDHAASWNEAYNMHAPEWMTEGEAEHLSNEKLKFDRDKHYSLGFGPALYSVKASDASGAAQADVQAASQAVEILNRQSSKKPFFLAVGFVRPHVPLVAPAHYFERYPADDMKLAFVPEDDLSDIPRIGQSRLSSRIGLTEEDQHKALQAYYACVEFMDDQVGRVLEALEESGHAENTIVVFTSDHGYLLGEHHMWQKMNLHEESVRIPLIFSAPDGLKDETADTLAEQIDIYPTLADLAGFDIPPHCQGVSLAPALKDPDAQLRETAYSYHGNGHMLRTDRWAYIRYKNGEDELYDMQEDPGQFVNLVGDAEEASVLKLCRQQLQEHLKSLR, translated from the coding sequence ATGCGATTTGCGCTACTCTTGGTCGCCTCTTGTTTGCCTTTTGCGGTTTCCGAAATCGCCGCGTCGGCTCAGCCCAATGTGCTGTTTCTGATCAGCGACGACCTCACCGCCGAGGCGTTGGCCTGCTATGGCAACGAACAGGTGCGGACGCCGAACATCGATTCGCTTGCGAAACGAGGGGTGAAGTTCACGCGCACCTATTGCCAGTTTCCGATTTGCGGGCCTTCACGAGCCGCGTTGATGTCGGGAATGTATGCGCAGTCGATCGGGGTGACGGGCAACGGGGCGTCGACCCGGTTTACGAAAAATCTCGGCGATCGACCCTCTATGGCAGAGCATTTTAAGAACAACGGTTACCACACCGCGCGTGTCAGTAAAATTTACCACATGCGAGTGCCGGGTGACATTACCAAAGGCGTGGCCGGTCCCGATCATGCGGCCTCATGGAACGAGGCCTATAACATGCACGCGCCGGAGTGGATGACCGAGGGAGAAGCGGAGCATCTCTCGAACGAGAAATTAAAGTTTGATCGTGATAAACATTATAGCCTCGGCTTCGGCCCGGCTTTGTATTCCGTGAAGGCGAGTGATGCGAGCGGGGCGGCCCAGGCGGACGTGCAGGCGGCTTCGCAAGCCGTCGAGATATTAAATCGCCAGTCGAGCAAGAAGCCCTTCTTTCTCGCCGTGGGTTTCGTTCGCCCGCACGTGCCGCTCGTCGCGCCGGCTCACTATTTCGAGCGATATCCCGCCGACGACATGAAGCTGGCCTTCGTGCCGGAGGACGACCTGTCCGACATCCCGCGGATCGGGCAGAGCCGGCTGTCATCGCGGATCGGCCTCACGGAAGAGGATCAGCATAAAGCGCTTCAGGCCTATTACGCGTGCGTCGAATTTATGGATGATCAAGTGGGGCGAGTCTTAGAAGCTCTGGAAGAGAGTGGTCACGCCGAGAACACGATCGTCGTGTTTACGTCCGACCACGGTTATCTCCTCGGCGAACATCACATGTGGCAGAAAATGAATCTACACGAGGAATCGGTCCGCATCCCGCTTATCTTCTCCGCCCCAGATGGACTCAAAGACGAGACGGCTGACACGCTCGCCGAGCAGATCGACATCTATCCGACACTAGCCGACCTGGCCGGATTCGACATCCCGCCGCACTGCCAGGGCGTCAGCCTGGCACCGGCGCTTAAGGACCCTGATGCGCAACTCCGTGAGACCGCCTACAGCTATCACGGCAACGGCCACATGCTGCGGACCGATCGCTGGGCCTATATTCGGTATAAAAATGGTGAAGACGAGCTCTACGACATGCAGGAGGATCCGGGGCAGTTTGTAAATTTGGTCGGTGACGCTGAAGAGGCCTCCGTCCTAAAACTCTGCCGACAACAACTGCAAGAGCATCTTAAATCGCTTCGCTGA
- the lptE gene encoding LPS assembly lipoprotein LptE encodes MRLFVVAASCCALLGCGYTIGNDFDPGVRTVAVPVFKSILFRREIEFRLTEAVQKEIQNRTPFRIAHQSTADTRLLGKVVEYQKQQGVTGLAGQQRGLPLVLSVEVVWEDQRDKRVIARSQVPIRPESVRLFSQGNFAIETGQSMRTAEQDAIDELATRIVDLMETPW; translated from the coding sequence GTGCGACTCTTTGTCGTCGCTGCGAGTTGTTGCGCGCTGCTCGGTTGTGGATACACAATCGGCAACGACTTCGATCCGGGGGTCCGTACCGTCGCGGTTCCGGTCTTCAAGTCGATCCTGTTCCGCCGAGAGATCGAATTCCGACTGACCGAAGCGGTCCAAAAAGAAATTCAGAATCGGACGCCCTTTCGCATCGCCCACCAATCGACGGCCGATACGCGGTTGCTCGGCAAAGTGGTCGAGTATCAAAAGCAACAGGGCGTCACCGGCCTGGCCGGACAGCAACGTGGGCTGCCGTTGGTCCTTTCGGTCGAAGTCGTGTGGGAAGACCAACGCGACAAACGGGTTATTGCCCGCTCGCAAGTTCCCATTCGACCGGAGTCGGTGCGTCTGTTCTCACAAGGCAACTTCGCTATCGAAACCGGGCAGTCGATGCGCACCGCCGAGCAAGACGCCATCGACGAACTCGCCACCCGCATCGTCGACCTCATGGAAACCCCCTGGTGA
- a CDS encoding putative signal transducing protein, which produces MNSGLTEITTCASEVNANHLKAVLAAEGIEAFVAGGRAETMMSYVGVALGGVNLLTRPAQAEAAREIISGRQHSNDATQPDWYCRDCKVAVDCGFECCWSCEQSRGLVGGEIPPGEIDSDEEALGEIAEVDAADIEARVTRAYRAALFGIGLFPGFLHLYSSYLLNSVIGHFHAMSLPTVRRWYAAMIVNIAMIFVIHYVLLYYGLPAFTD; this is translated from the coding sequence ATGAATTCTGGACTCACAGAAATCACGACCTGCGCCTCAGAAGTGAATGCGAATCACCTTAAGGCTGTGCTTGCAGCTGAGGGGATTGAAGCATTCGTGGCCGGTGGCAGGGCCGAGACGATGATGTCTTACGTCGGCGTTGCTTTGGGCGGTGTGAATCTCCTGACTCGACCTGCACAAGCCGAAGCGGCACGAGAGATAATTTCGGGCCGACAACACTCGAATGACGCCACACAGCCCGATTGGTATTGCCGCGACTGCAAGGTTGCCGTTGACTGCGGCTTCGAGTGCTGCTGGTCGTGCGAACAATCGCGAGGTCTTGTCGGCGGTGAGATTCCGCCTGGCGAGATCGATTCCGATGAAGAAGCACTCGGTGAAATCGCCGAGGTGGACGCCGCCGATATCGAAGCCCGCGTGACGAGAGCCTATCGAGCGGCTCTATTCGGCATCGGGCTGTTCCCCGGCTTTCTACACCTCTACTCGAGCTACTTATTGAATTCTGTCATTGGGCACTTCCACGCAATGAGCCTACCGACGGTTCGTCGCTGGTATGCGGCAATGATCGTCAATATTGCCATGATTTTCGTCATACACTACGTGCTGCTGTACTACGGCCTCCCGGCTTTTACGGATTAG
- a CDS encoding DUF423 domain-containing protein, with amino-acid sequence MSPKFWFVTGSILGGLGVVIGAFGAHGVGDLLVEIHQDAEPKMVAGHEVPASYKYLQDFKTGAEYQLTHALALLAIGLLGWATKPCRTLSVAGWSFLIGVVFFSGSLYALVLTGQRWWGAVAPIGGTAFIVGWIALAIAGAQRVASPRQPED; translated from the coding sequence ATGTCACCCAAATTTTGGTTTGTCACGGGTTCAATTCTCGGCGGGCTTGGGGTCGTGATCGGAGCATTCGGCGCACACGGCGTCGGCGATCTGCTCGTCGAGATTCATCAGGATGCAGAACCCAAAATGGTCGCGGGGCACGAGGTCCCGGCGTCTTACAAATACCTGCAGGATTTTAAGACCGGGGCAGAGTATCAACTGACCCACGCGCTGGCACTTCTTGCGATCGGACTGCTCGGATGGGCGACGAAGCCCTGCCGGACGTTGTCGGTCGCCGGGTGGTCGTTCCTGATCGGTGTCGTGTTTTTCAGCGGGAGTCTTTACGCACTGGTGTTAACGGGCCAGCGGTGGTGGGGTGCCGTGGCACCGATCGGAGGCACGGCCTTCATCGTGGGGTGGATCGCATTGGCGATCGCGGGAGCCCAACGCGTCGCAAGTCCGCGGCAACCAGAAGACTGA
- a CDS encoding tetratricopeptide repeat protein: MRTSFFSAYALIGLALVLGSAGCQSTGGGSLLSLRNEKYDPERVEEVDRIRPVKSGMLNKIALAGGFLPDDKSPYMAAAAPPKAQAAFKEAVTIFEDGDLATAEKRFKHIASRYRDTTIEEDALFMLGETQFRRKRYPKAQDSFDELYERYPTTRYIDRVSDRMYAIAQYWLGSPKLIEPSDIQPVNFEKPATTPRPKVAAAGTHPSGPGYLPNLFDRTRPVIDTSGRALQALRSIWLNDPTGPKADEAIMLSADYHFRNANYVESDRFYQMLRDEYPKSPYLEDAFVLGSHVKLLSYQGPQYDGTSLEEAQKLKQTAVRLFPEAQAKPRLLDEIRKSEAQQASRQWEQVRFYQRKNNATAVAVSTHALLTDFPNSQYAPAARRIYTSLPASAKKNLKPLPGTPKRTSPPQLREVPDAEPYTPPAPPPARPGRASL; encoded by the coding sequence GTGCGAACTTCCTTCTTCTCAGCTTATGCGCTGATCGGCCTTGCGTTGGTCCTCGGATCTGCGGGATGCCAATCAACGGGTGGAGGCTCGCTACTCTCGTTACGCAACGAGAAGTACGACCCCGAGCGCGTGGAAGAGGTCGATCGCATCCGTCCCGTCAAATCGGGCATGCTCAATAAAATCGCACTCGCTGGCGGATTTCTGCCGGACGACAAATCGCCTTACATGGCCGCCGCGGCTCCTCCGAAGGCGCAGGCCGCTTTCAAAGAAGCGGTTACCATCTTCGAAGACGGTGACCTCGCGACCGCCGAGAAGCGCTTCAAGCACATTGCCAGTCGCTATCGCGATACGACGATCGAAGAAGACGCGCTGTTCATGCTCGGCGAGACGCAATTCCGCCGGAAGCGATACCCCAAAGCACAAGACTCGTTCGACGAGCTCTACGAGCGATACCCGACGACGCGGTATATCGATCGTGTCTCCGATCGGATGTACGCGATCGCTCAATATTGGCTGGGGTCCCCGAAGCTGATCGAGCCCTCCGATATTCAACCGGTGAACTTTGAGAAGCCGGCAACGACGCCGCGACCGAAAGTCGCCGCGGCCGGGACGCATCCCAGCGGCCCCGGTTACCTGCCGAACCTATTCGATCGCACCCGCCCGGTCATCGATACGTCCGGCCGGGCCCTACAAGCTCTGCGTTCGATTTGGCTCAACGACCCGACCGGGCCAAAGGCCGACGAAGCCATCATGCTTTCGGCCGACTATCACTTCCGCAACGCGAACTACGTCGAATCGGACCGCTTCTACCAGATGCTCCGCGACGAATATCCCAAGAGCCCTTACCTCGAAGATGCGTTCGTCCTCGGTTCGCACGTCAAACTGCTGTCGTATCAAGGGCCACAGTACGACGGGACGAGCCTCGAAGAAGCGCAGAAGCTGAAGCAGACAGCCGTGCGGCTGTTCCCCGAAGCACAGGCCAAGCCTCGATTGCTCGACGAAATTCGAAAGTCGGAAGCCCAGCAAGCGTCCCGACAGTGGGAACAGGTCCGCTTCTATCAGCGAAAAAACAATGCGACCGCTGTCGCAGTGTCGACACACGCCCTGCTGACCGACTTCCCGAATTCGCAATACGCCCCGGCCGCCCGGCGGATTTACACCAGCCTGCCGGCCTCGGCAAAAAAGAATCTCAAACCGCTTCCGGGAACCCCGAAACGGACCAGTCCGCCGCAGTTGCGTGAAGTGCCGGACGCCGAGCCGTACACTCCGCCCGCTCCGCCTCCTGCAAGACCGGGCCGCGCCTCCCTCTAG
- a CDS encoding M28 family metallopeptidase: MRMVLFRHLLETITISTSGRGRLAVDLRKSQQPNEQERPRKFLKRLLVPLVLSTAILPSVAPAIGEERSAEVPLIVGGDVRPHVEFLAAPEQGGRPGGVAIASRNYLVEQFRVLGLEPLFGNSYLQPIPGRTHFDEDGKPLGTAGPQGFNVGALLRGSDPELRDEVIILSAHYDHLGRRGNRMYPGADDNASGVAMMLEVADRLALAKRPHKRSIAFVGFDLEERLLFGSRYFAANMPFPQSKLKLFITADMIGRSLGGMDYDEVFVLGAEHAPYLSTQMSRIGVPDGLDVLNLGIELIGTRSDYGPFRDRDIPFLFFSTGVHPDYHTPRDTAERIDFDNLGRISTLVYRTVVEVANDPITPTWQEKAPMDLGEVRILNTVATRLLNRADAQNLNAIQRLTISQAKSRSGTILRRGTMTQDERIWLTRLARLMLLTSL, translated from the coding sequence ATGCGAATGGTTTTGTTTCGCCACCTGCTCGAAACGATTACGATCTCCACTAGCGGCCGAGGGCGACTTGCCGTCGACCTGCGAAAATCACAACAACCGAACGAGCAGGAACGTCCCCGAAAATTTCTGAAGCGTCTGCTGGTTCCGTTGGTCCTTTCGACGGCGATTTTGCCAAGCGTTGCTCCGGCCATCGGCGAAGAACGGTCAGCCGAGGTTCCGCTTATCGTCGGAGGCGATGTCCGGCCGCATGTCGAGTTCCTGGCCGCTCCTGAGCAGGGCGGACGACCCGGCGGCGTTGCGATCGCATCGCGGAATTATCTCGTCGAACAGTTCCGGGTGCTCGGACTGGAGCCGTTGTTCGGCAATTCCTATTTGCAGCCGATCCCGGGCCGTACTCACTTCGACGAAGACGGCAAGCCGCTCGGCACGGCTGGTCCGCAGGGCTTCAACGTCGGAGCGCTGCTCCGGGGAAGTGATCCGGAGCTTCGCGATGAAGTCATTATTTTGAGCGCCCACTACGATCACTTAGGACGGCGCGGCAACCGCATGTATCCGGGGGCCGACGATAACGCCAGTGGCGTCGCCATGATGCTGGAAGTCGCCGATCGGCTCGCACTGGCGAAGCGGCCTCACAAGCGGTCCATCGCATTTGTCGGATTCGATCTCGAAGAACGGTTGCTGTTCGGATCTCGCTATTTCGCCGCGAATATGCCCTTTCCGCAGTCGAAACTGAAGTTGTTCATTACCGCGGACATGATCGGCCGGTCGCTCGGCGGAATGGACTACGACGAGGTATTTGTACTCGGAGCCGAACACGCGCCGTATCTTTCGACCCAGATGAGCCGCATCGGCGTGCCGGACGGTCTCGACGTGCTGAACTTGGGTATTGAACTGATCGGCACTCGCAGCGACTACGGCCCCTTCCGTGACCGCGACATCCCCTTCCTCTTTTTCTCAACCGGCGTGCATCCCGACTATCACACGCCGCGCGACACGGCGGAGCGAATCGACTTTGACAATCTCGGCCGAATTTCGACGCTTGTCTATCGCACGGTCGTCGAAGTCGCCAACGACCCGATCACCCCGACGTGGCAAGAGAAAGCCCCGATGGACCTGGGCGAGGTCCGCATTTTGAACACCGTCGCGACGCGGTTGCTCAACCGGGCCGATGCCCAGAATCTCAATGCCATCCAGCGACTGACCATCTCACAGGCGAAGAGCCGTAGCGGGACAATTCTCCGACGAGGGACAATGACGCAGGACGAGCGCATCTGGCTGACCCGGTTGGCCCGCCTGATGCTGCTGACGTCGCTCTAG
- the lpdA gene encoding dihydrolipoyl dehydrogenase, with amino-acid sequence MPQHDLVIIGAGPGGYVAAIRAAQLGLNVACVEFEKALGGTCLRVGCIPSKALLESSEKYAEAKDGFADRGITIDGLKLDLSKMIGNKNRTVKTLTGGIDGLFKKNKVTRYNGFGRLDGPGRVIVQSPDGKETEVETKSVLIATGSVPASLPGIEIDGDFVVSSTEALDFEKVPDHLVVIGGGYIGLEMGTVWRRLGSKVTVLEYLDRILPISDGEIAKEAEKIFRKQGLDIRLGTKVVGIDYDKSQVLVEGGDPIKCDKVLMSVGRRPYTDSLGLETVGIETDRRGFIPVDDHYTTAAEGVYAVGDVIGGAMLAHKAEEEAIACVEMLATGHGHINYGAIPSVVYTSPEIAAVGRTEEELKEDGVSYKKGSFPFMANGRAKAIGHTEGKVKILADAKTDRVLGVHIIGPHAGDLIAECAVAMEFGASSEDIARSCHAHPTLAEAVKEAALAVDGRAVHF; translated from the coding sequence ATGCCGCAACACGATTTGGTGATTATTGGAGCAGGACCCGGCGGATATGTCGCCGCAATTCGAGCCGCCCAGCTCGGACTCAACGTCGCCTGCGTCGAATTCGAAAAAGCCCTCGGAGGAACCTGCCTGCGGGTCGGCTGCATTCCCAGCAAAGCCCTGCTCGAATCGAGCGAGAAGTACGCGGAAGCGAAAGACGGATTCGCCGACCGCGGCATCACGATCGACGGGCTCAAGCTCGATCTGTCGAAGATGATCGGCAACAAGAATCGCACGGTGAAAACGCTCACCGGCGGGATCGACGGCCTGTTCAAAAAGAACAAGGTCACGCGCTACAACGGCTTCGGGCGACTCGACGGACCGGGACGCGTCATCGTGCAGTCTCCCGACGGGAAAGAGACGGAAGTCGAGACGAAGTCGGTCCTCATCGCGACCGGTAGCGTCCCCGCTTCACTGCCCGGCATCGAGATCGACGGCGACTTCGTCGTCTCGAGTACCGAGGCCCTCGACTTTGAAAAGGTTCCCGATCACTTGGTCGTGATCGGCGGCGGCTACATCGGCCTCGAAATGGGGACCGTGTGGCGACGGCTCGGCTCGAAGGTCACCGTGCTCGAATACCTCGACCGCATCCTGCCGATCTCCGACGGAGAGATCGCCAAGGAGGCCGAGAAGATCTTCCGCAAGCAGGGGCTCGACATCCGGCTCGGCACGAAGGTCGTGGGCATCGACTACGACAAGAGCCAAGTGCTCGTCGAAGGCGGCGACCCGATCAAGTGCGACAAGGTGCTGATGTCGGTCGGACGTCGCCCTTACACCGACAGCCTCGGCTTGGAAACAGTCGGTATCGAAACCGATCGCCGCGGATTCATTCCGGTCGACGACCACTACACCACGGCAGCCGAAGGTGTTTACGCAGTCGGCGATGTCATCGGCGGAGCAATGCTCGCCCACAAGGCTGAGGAAGAAGCCATCGCCTGCGTCGAAATGCTCGCGACCGGTCACGGCCACATCAATTACGGTGCGATCCCCAGCGTCGTTTACACCAGCCCCGAGATCGCCGCGGTGGGCCGGACCGAAGAAGAACTCAAAGAAGACGGCGTCTCCTACAAGAAAGGGTCGTTCCCCTTCATGGCCAATGGACGAGCCAAAGCGATCGGGCACACCGAAGGCAAGGTGAAGATTCTGGCTGACGCGAAAACCGACCGCGTTTTGGGCGTTCACATCATCGGCCCGCACGCCGGTGATTTAATTGCCGAGTGTGCCGTCGCCATGGAATTCGGAGCCTCCAGCGAAGACATCGCCCGCAGTTGCCACGCCCACCCGACGTTGGCCGAAGCCGTCAAAGAAGCCGCCCTCGCCGTCGACGGGCGAGCCGTTCACTTCTAA
- a CDS encoding sulfite exporter TauE/SafE family protein has protein sequence MFDPTIHPAAALIGLIVGLLSGLFGVGGGFLLVPVLTVILGVPVEIAVGSSACQVLGPATTALLTRRPTRETFRLPLVITGGLFIGVIAGAWFLGIAKQAGTITFFSRTLPAADLAVMGIYFVLFVVLGVFSIVESGQSAGRMVHLLGVPARAKIPPMSYFEGCRRRLSVPVICWLGLITGALSGLLGMSGGLVLIPGLIYLLGMQTSKATAASLVIVWLISFQATIAHAWADRIDLPLVAALLLGGTIGARLGTMIAAKTHARTLRGRFGWLLLAAAGLTGYRLWVILTQ, from the coding sequence ATGTTCGATCCCACAATTCACCCGGCCGCCGCCCTGATTGGTCTGATCGTCGGTCTGCTCTCCGGCCTGTTCGGTGTCGGCGGCGGCTTTTTGCTCGTCCCAGTCCTCACTGTCATTCTCGGAGTGCCGGTCGAGATCGCCGTCGGCTCCAGCGCGTGCCAGGTGCTCGGCCCCGCGACGACGGCTCTATTGACACGACGACCAACGCGGGAGACCTTCCGCCTGCCACTGGTCATTACCGGCGGTCTGTTCATCGGCGTAATCGCCGGGGCGTGGTTCCTCGGCATCGCCAAACAGGCCGGCACGATTACATTCTTCAGCCGAACCCTTCCCGCCGCCGATCTGGCGGTCATGGGAATTTACTTTGTTCTCTTCGTCGTGCTGGGCGTCTTTTCGATTGTGGAATCGGGGCAGTCGGCGGGGCGGATGGTTCACCTGCTCGGCGTTCCGGCTCGTGCGAAGATTCCGCCAATGTCTTACTTCGAAGGTTGCCGACGTCGGCTGTCTGTGCCGGTCATTTGCTGGCTCGGCCTAATTACGGGCGCGCTTTCCGGCCTGCTCGGGATGAGCGGCGGGCTGGTCTTAATACCCGGTCTGATCTATTTGCTCGGGATGCAAACCTCGAAGGCGACCGCCGCCTCCTTGGTTATTGTCTGGCTTATTTCGTTCCAAGCCACAATCGCCCACGCCTGGGCCGATCGCATCGACCTGCCCCTCGTGGCCGCGCTACTGCTCGGGGGAACCATCGGGGCACGCCTCGGCACGATGATCGCCGCAAAAACCCACGCCCGCACCTTAAGAGGCCGCTTCGGCTGGCTACTACTTGCCGCCGCCGGGCTGACCGGGTATCGGTTGTGGGTGATTCTTACCCAATAA
- a CDS encoding DJ-1/PfpI family protein has protein sequence MAAKKLLFLVGDFVEDYEVMVPFQALTMVGHTCHAVCPGKKAGDSVRTAVHDFEGDQTYSEKPGHNFSLNETFAEVDASSYDGLVVPGGRAPEYLRLNEDVQKIVRHFVEADKPIAAICHGLQILAAAGVLKGRSCTAYPACGPEVTLAGGTFKEIEVDQAHVDGNLVTAPAWPAHPAWLAEFLKVLGTNIEL, from the coding sequence ATGGCTGCGAAAAAACTGTTGTTTCTCGTTGGCGACTTCGTCGAGGACTACGAAGTCATGGTGCCGTTTCAGGCCCTCACAATGGTCGGGCATACGTGCCACGCCGTCTGCCCGGGGAAGAAAGCGGGCGATTCGGTGCGGACCGCCGTGCATGATTTTGAGGGCGACCAGACCTACAGCGAGAAGCCGGGACACAACTTTTCGCTCAATGAGACGTTCGCCGAAGTCGATGCGTCCAGCTACGACGGGCTTGTCGTGCCGGGGGGACGTGCGCCGGAATATCTCCGGCTGAACGAAGACGTGCAGAAGATCGTGCGGCATTTTGTTGAGGCCGACAAACCGATCGCCGCCATCTGCCACGGCCTGCAAATTTTGGCCGCGGCCGGTGTGCTGAAGGGCCGCTCCTGCACGGCTTACCCGGCATGCGGACCAGAGGTCACGCTCGCGGGCGGCACGTTCAAAGAAATAGAAGTTGATCAGGCACACGTCGACGGCAATCTCGTCACGGCGCCAGCTTGGCCGGCCCATCCTGCTTGGCTGGCGGAATTCTTAAAAGTACTCGGCACAAACATTGAACTTTAA
- a CDS encoding endonuclease/exonuclease/phosphatase family protein, which yields MKADLLRGTVSSPKKSRPSARFANLPLRVLSYNIHKGVGGRDRQYSLDRILDVIRGEQPDMVCLQEVDQNVKRSNFDDQPTAIAGAIEAVDSLYQLNVPKREGGYGNLIATRFPVVSKHHLSLRKGRRKNRGAQIVVVRTPRGRFRVVNIHLGLAEKERIWQIEHLLSHRLFLEADDLPTLVIGDTNDWRNNLEDGPFLAAGFRKLTRPPSRYRSFPAFLPMAGLDKAFVRDVPEAKARVVRTRLSREASDHLPIVVELG from the coding sequence GTGAAGGCCGATCTCCTTCGCGGTACAGTGTCATCGCCTAAGAAATCCCGCCCTTCCGCCCGCTTCGCCAATCTTCCGTTGAGAGTCCTCAGCTACAACATTCACAAAGGCGTCGGGGGGAGAGATCGGCAGTATTCGCTCGATCGAATTCTTGACGTCATTCGCGGCGAGCAGCCCGATATGGTCTGCCTGCAGGAAGTCGATCAGAACGTCAAACGCTCAAATTTCGATGACCAGCCGACCGCCATTGCCGGGGCCATCGAGGCGGTCGATTCTCTCTATCAGCTCAACGTGCCCAAGCGCGAGGGAGGATACGGGAACCTGATCGCGACCCGCTTTCCGGTCGTGAGCAAACATCACCTCTCGCTGCGGAAAGGCCGCCGGAAGAATCGCGGCGCGCAGATCGTCGTCGTTCGCACGCCCCGTGGGCGGTTCCGCGTTGTGAATATTCACTTGGGACTGGCTGAAAAGGAACGCATCTGGCAGATCGAGCATTTGCTGTCGCATCGGCTGTTCCTCGAAGCCGACGATCTACCCACGTTGGTGATCGGCGATACAAACGACTGGCGGAACAATCTCGAAGACGGTCCGTTTCTGGCCGCCGGTTTCCGCAAGCTGACCCGACCCCCGAGCCGCTATCGCAGCTTCCCCGCGTTCTTGCCGATGGCCGGTCTCGACAAGGCCTTCGTCCGCGATGTGCCTGAGGCGAAAGCCCGAGTCGTGCGCACCCGGCTCTCGCGAGAGGCCTCGGACCATCTGCCAATTGTGGTCGAGCTCGGCTGA